DNA from Balearica regulorum gibbericeps isolate bBalReg1 chromosome 18, bBalReg1.pri, whole genome shotgun sequence:
TGGTCTATTGAAGCCTTGCTCTGCAAATGGAAACTGAAGAACGTCCGCATTCCCTTACACTCATTCAGTGCAGACAAAGAGCACTTGGCCAGCTCTTCTCTTCCAGGAAGACATACGATTGAAATGATGATCATCTCACTAGCAAGATCAGATGGTACTTAAGTTTATTCCACTTGTTGGTTCCAATACAAGGTGACACTTAACTGTTTGCTGTAGCATGGATCTGCAGAAAACACTCCTGTTGACAGCAAACCCCATGCATGTTTTTGGGAAGCAGATCCCTTCAGCAGTAATTCTTAAAACAtgcattgtaaaaataaagctgtttaaTTGTTTAGCTATGGCTTTTGAGAAATTTGTGCTGCTCCTCCTCAAAGACCACATAATAGTTCAAAGAGTCAATTCCATTATGTAAGCCACTACACAACATAGCTTAACAACCTGACAATCTACAAGATCCAACTTAAATTCACAACTTCAGGTATGAAGAAAAGTTAACTGTGCTCTTTCAAGATAAAAAATATTCCCATAAGATCTGGTTCCGAGGACTGAAGCTCTTTCCCAGAGATTCACATACAGAAGCCAGCCcctttgtttttaactgaatCTGTGTAGACTGCCACTAGCCATGCAGTCCCAGAACATACAAACTCCTCAAATTTGTAGAAAAGTACTTTTAATCCTCAATCAAGCCAGACTGCAAGTATTCAGATGTTTCCATTCCCATTTAACATACATGCATAAAGTTAACAAGGCATAACAATAACCCTTGACACGTGATGGTTTAAGTTACAATCTGTTTGGTATccaaatcaagaaaaaaagaatcatcaTCACCATAAGATGAGCTACCATCAAGCAGCAGCCTGTTGAGTCAGGGCAAACACACAGCAAACGCAATTAGTACTGCTCAGTGTGTATCTTCCATAACAATGTCCAACGGACCTGtttgatttctgtgtttataCTTGCCATACAACATTCAGGTTAGTCACAATACTAGTTAAGTTTGCCCGTAGTAATTTAAAAGCAACCCCAGTGGATAAAATTTATAAGCAGTAAAATGCATTCGGTTACTATATAGAAGTTAAACATTGACAGTATAATTGCAGAAATCTTTTCAAGCTAAAAATAAGCTGACTCAGACATTAAGTTGAGAAAagttaacacagaaaaatgtttaatattaacTACAGAGACAGTGGGTATAGTACAGAATGTCTTAAGCAAAAGATACACCAATCAGTACTTACAAAGGAATGAACCATTTCTTGTCTtaacattacatttttcatatgtAAGTTCATATATGTAGGTTGGTAAGTTTTaccattctggaaaaaataaggtGTGTATATCATCAGCTAGATGTGCTCACTGTATGCTCCATTATTTTTACGCAAGGCCCGGGTGACTGGAAGTGCAGTTGTCAGGCATTTTAATTAACTGGACAGCCATTTGTTTCTGCACGACAAGGCATCGTTACACAGGAGCAATcaggagaaaacaggaaacagcCAAGCACTCTGCACTGCAACACGCCACCTTAACAGCTAACCAGCATTACTCAACTGCTACACAACTGCGCCTAGTGCACAAAAATACATAAGAGAAGAGATTAGAATTGAGTCTGATAAAACAATCCTTTCAAATATCAATTGTCACCTGAAAAGATTTCTACCAATTTGAATTTGAAGATACTATTtgaattcaaagtaaaaaaaaaaaaagaatttacagtAAATTTCAAATTGAAGttttgcagaattttatttaagGAATGAAGACAAAATTGAGAATACTTTTTGACAGAGTTAGCTACTCAGCATATAATGGCTGCATGTTTCCTCAGTATGAAACTGGAGGCAGCAAGTTACCAtcagtttaatttcaaataaaagtcagcactatataaacaaaaatgaagttttaccTCAAATATCCAAGCCAATAATGAAATCGGTAGTCGTTCACTTCACTAAATTACAAGAAATTTgaataacagcaacaaaatggCACATAAACTGTAAAATCTGCCACTTGAGGCGCAACTTAAACAAGTAAAAAGTTAGACAAAATGTTACAAAATAACCTTTTCAACAGCTGGTTGCTCGTGCCAGGGGTCTCTCCAAGGACTGAAGACTCAAGCGATCTTTTCCCCCCAAAGGCGTCCTTTATGTAGGTTCTCATTTATCTGATGCATCTAggtttgaagaaagaaaagttcagcCAGGTTTCTACCTTGTCTCTCTTGGTTGTGTGGATGACTTCAGGTATACTTCTAGTTGTGTTTCAACTGGCTTTGCCTAATTTAAGTAAGTTTTAGGAATTTCCACAGTGTTCCACCTCCCCCCCCATGTGTTGCTTTATTTCAGAGGCCAAATGTAAGGTTCTGTCAAAGTATTTAGTTACAAAGAAGAGTAAGCATCAGGCTGTAGATCAAGCCACCATTAACTTCAATTCAGCCTGTTCAACgataaattattaaaagttaTGTAAAAGTTATAAAACTAGGACTTCTTCATAAAGACTTAACTAAACTCTAATTAGCATTCCAAACAGAAAGTGTGACTAATTTTGCTACAATTATCTAACTTCAGAGCTAGCTTAGgccctttccttttaaaaataggacCAAACAGTTTGAAGGGTTAAAGACACACTATCCTTTCCCCACCCGGTGTATCCTTAGATGCCTCTTCAAGATGTCGACTTGAGGAAAAACTAGTTTCCGTGGTTTTCTCGTTGCAAGGAATTTGCCACTTTTCTAGAACAGTTACCTCCAGTCAGTATAACGGCCACTGAACCGATCTTCCATTATAAAAGGATAGTGTATCTTTAACATTTAAAGACAAACCTGCTCCAATACACGCCCACAGAAACTGGTCCCTGGAGGATCAGCCAAATCAGTTAAAATCTGCAATACTGGCCAATATTCTTTTAGCAAACAGGAGACCGCAGCTTTAAAGGGGAAAATGCAGATGTTGGATAAATACAGTAAGAAATAGTCATTTTCATCATAGGTTGCGTCTcatacaatattttattaaaaccaagCGATTAATCTctcaataaaacattttctctgtaaaaaaaaaaaattctcagtagAAAGCCCTTCGGTATTAATTTCCCTAAACCAATAACGAAAAAGCActgctcaagaaaaaaaagctaacaatGTGCCCCGTTAGGATTCACTTGGTTCAGGCTAATAACACTCTAAGAACTACCCAACACCCCATCTAAGTGCTATAATAAAGTAACATGCAACGTGTGCCGATTCTGAGGTACATTACCATGTTCCTAGGAGGATACAGCTCCTTCTTCTTCCGGAGACTTGGGAGGGCTCTTAGACCTGGATCTAGAGTTGGATTCCCTCTTTGAGGCAGGGGGAGGGCTTCTAGATCTAGACCGGGATCTTGACCTGGACCGGGATCTGGAGACGGACGAGGACTTTGACTTGGATCTCCTGGCAGACCTGGACTTCGAGGTGGAGCGAGACCGAGAGCGTGTGCGAGATCGGGATTTGGATCGACTGTAACGGGACCGACTACGGGATCTAGAACGGCTCCTGCTTCTAGATCGGCTGCGACGGCGTCTTCTAGGGCTAAAACAtaccaggaaggaaaaaaaaccgCGTATTAAAAGTTGAACGCGGGCGGCGCAACAGACTTCAGCAACTACTGCGGGACAGGGAGGGCGGAACGGGACCCACGTGGGCAAGAAAACGAGTGTTAAGAGGGCGCCATTGTTCAGAGTGAGTGGCCGGGGGCTAAAACTACTACAGGGTGAATCCCTTCCGCTCCGAGGAAACTCCACGTGCCTTTAGTACTAAACCCCTACACCCCTCTTCCAACTCCACCGCGAAACTCACTcggaaaaggaaacaaaaccgAGCGGTACAGACGCACGCCTAAGCCTTATTACTGAAGTTCCGCTGCGCCCCTCCACCCGGCCAGGCGCTCACCTGCGGCTGCGGCGGCCGTAGCCACTGCTCCCGTAGCGGCGCGGCGGTGGGCCACGCCGGCTGTGGTGCGAGTCGGGAGGGCGGCCGTAGCGGGCCATCTGAACGCGGAGTTCGCGGCCATCCAGCACGGCCCCGTCCATGGCGTCCATCGCATCCTCGGCATCGCGTTTGTCGTGGAAACGGACGAAGGCGAAACCGCGGCTTTCCTTGGTGTAACGGTCCCGAGGGATGTAGACGTCGCCCACGCGGCCATACTTCTCGAAGACCCTCCGGAGCGTGTCCGGGGACGTACGGTAGGTCAGGTTGTCCACCTTGAGGGACGTCATGCCCTCCACGTCCGGCGGAGGGCGCCCGTAGCTCATGGCGGGCAATAGCCCCCGAGGGGCGGCGGTTGCTGAGGAGAAGAAACCCGAGGGAAGAGGGGCGAGTCAGGAGGCGGCGCGGCCCTGAGGGGGAAGCGCCTCACACCGGAGGGGGAGCGCCGGAACGGCGGCCCAGAAGAGTCCAGAAAGGCGAGGAGCTACAGGGCATAGGGGAACGCCGCGAGGTCCtcagcagagagggaggagcAGGCACCCACCTCTGGGGTCCGGGGAGGAGGCGGCCTAAGGGCCGGAGCGGAGGCGAAGCGCTAGGACCGGCCGCCCCTGCCCGCTGCTGCGAGGAAATGAGCGGGGCGCCGCCCGCGCGCGCCTACTTAACGCCACAAAATGGCCGACGGCGACCCGGAAGCGAAAGAGCCGCCCGGCGCGCGctgcccctccctccccgcgCCCGGCGCCGGCCTTCCCGAACGCGGCCTTGGCTTTGGTTTTTCTCCTTACCGGCCGTGGATCCCGGAGGCGGCCTGGAAGGGCGCAGGGAAAATCGCCCTCAAAATTAATAATTCGCCTCCTGTCGAAAGTGACCGTTAAGGCGGCTCCGCCGTGACCCGGAAGGACTAGGCGGAGGCGGGGAAATTTTGAACAATGTGTGCTGAAAACGGTAAAAAAAACGGAAATAAGGCGAGGCTTGTCTTTGCTAGGGGGAGGAGGGG
Protein-coding regions in this window:
- the LOC104632354 gene encoding serine/arginine-rich splicing factor 2 — protein: MSYGRPPPDVEGMTSLKVDNLTYRTSPDTLRRVFEKYGRVGDVYIPRDRYTKESRGFAFVRFHDKRDAEDAMDAMDGAVLDGRELRVQMARYGRPPDSHHSRRGPPPRRYGSSGYGRRSRSPRRRRRSRSRSRSRSRSRSRSRYSRSKSRSRTRSRSRSTSKSRSARRSKSKSSSVSRSRSRSRSRSRSRSPPPASKRESNSRSRSKSPPKSPEEEGAVSS